A region from the Streptomyces tsukubensis genome encodes:
- a CDS encoding sigma-54-dependent Fis family transcriptional regulator — protein MPAGDTTLRPEIAHSWWRSERSGLTPAAPQPRVEPDAVDRRGRLRTAAGPVLAELARQLGETDFCVVLADRAARITELSGGGRALRDRLESLGVVSGGVFLEETTGTNSLATAYELRRGVAVHGEEHYLEPFKRFSCYGHPITHPVTRRLVGVLDITCPSAAGSPLLAPLVARAARDVEEGLLRTERAAERRMLAAFRAATAGRQRPVLVLGDGVVLAGPAAVALLDPVDHLTLRELAAGSGGGEGTLSAVTLASGRTVSVRWRPVEGSDGVLFELAELPETGAPARRPGAPVPGSAVYIGGAPGTGRTTAARALADAAGVAVRTLDASEALVRGDADWLARLERAAADRPGLLLVEDAHLLSETCAVRLHRIMARRSGPWTVLTGAPLAGLTGAHAVLAADCPVQVELPALRERTAELPGLVRTMIDGLGLGGRLHFTPAALAALGAQPFPGELRELHAVVRDVAARRSAGGVTVQDLPERYRFGPGSPAMTPLERAEHETITAALLDCGGNKLRAARQLGISRTTLYSRMRALRITG, from the coding sequence GTGCCCGCAGGTGACACCACGCTCCGCCCCGAGATCGCCCACTCCTGGTGGCGCTCCGAGCGGAGCGGACTGACGCCCGCAGCGCCCCAGCCCCGGGTGGAGCCCGACGCCGTGGACCGGCGCGGCAGACTGCGCACGGCCGCCGGACCGGTCCTGGCCGAGCTGGCCCGGCAGCTCGGCGAGACGGACTTCTGCGTCGTGCTCGCCGACCGGGCGGCACGCATCACGGAACTGTCCGGCGGCGGCCGCGCCCTCCGCGACCGCCTGGAGTCCCTGGGCGTGGTGTCGGGCGGGGTGTTCCTGGAGGAGACGACCGGCACCAACTCGCTGGCGACCGCGTACGAGCTGCGCCGGGGCGTCGCCGTCCACGGCGAGGAACACTATCTGGAGCCGTTCAAACGGTTCAGCTGCTACGGCCATCCGATCACCCACCCGGTGACCCGCCGCCTCGTCGGCGTCCTGGACATCACCTGCCCCAGCGCGGCCGGCTCCCCGCTGCTGGCCCCGCTCGTCGCCCGCGCCGCCCGGGACGTCGAAGAGGGGCTGCTGCGCACCGAGCGCGCCGCCGAACGCCGCATGCTGGCCGCCTTCCGGGCGGCGACCGCCGGACGGCAGCGGCCGGTCCTGGTGCTGGGCGACGGGGTGGTGCTGGCCGGCCCGGCGGCCGTGGCGCTCCTCGACCCCGTCGACCATCTGACGCTGCGCGAACTGGCCGCCGGTTCCGGGGGCGGCGAGGGCACGCTGTCCGCCGTCACGCTCGCATCGGGCCGTACGGTCTCCGTGCGGTGGCGTCCCGTCGAAGGCTCGGACGGTGTCCTCTTCGAGCTCGCGGAGCTTCCGGAGACCGGTGCTCCGGCCCGGCGGCCCGGCGCCCCGGTGCCGGGCAGCGCCGTGTACATCGGCGGCGCGCCGGGAACGGGGCGGACCACGGCGGCCCGGGCCCTGGCGGACGCGGCAGGCGTTGCCGTACGGACCCTGGACGCGTCGGAAGCGCTGGTACGGGGCGACGCCGACTGGCTGGCCCGGCTGGAGCGGGCGGCCGCCGACCGCCCCGGGCTGCTGCTCGTCGAGGACGCCCATCTGCTCTCCGAGACCTGCGCGGTACGGCTGCACCGGATCATGGCACGGCGCTCGGGACCGTGGACGGTCCTGACCGGCGCCCCGCTCGCCGGGCTCACCGGCGCGCACGCGGTCCTGGCCGCCGACTGCCCCGTCCAAGTCGAGCTGCCCGCGCTGCGGGAGCGCACCGCGGAGCTGCCGGGGCTGGTCAGGACCATGATCGACGGTCTGGGCCTGGGCGGCCGGCTGCACTTCACGCCCGCCGCGCTGGCCGCCCTGGGCGCCCAGCCGTTCCCCGGTGAGCTGCGGGAACTCCACGCGGTCGTCCGGGACGTCGCGGCCCGGCGGTCCGCGGGCGGGGTCACGGTCCAGGATCTGCCCGAGCGGTACCGGTTCGGTCCTGGCAGCCCCGCGATGACCCCGCTGGAGCGGGCCGAGCACGAGACGATCACCGCCGCCCTGCTGGACTGCGGCGGCAACAAGCTGCGGGCCGCGCGGCAGCTGGGCATCAGCCGGACCACCCTCTACAGCCGGATGCGCGCGCTCCGGATCACCGGCTGA
- a CDS encoding alpha/beta fold hydrolase yields MLHHHLSGPADAPPLVLGPSLGTSTAVWAAALPELSRRFRVLRYDLPGHGGSPAGLLPSPEPGRTTVADLTDLVLDLADHHGWDRFHYAGISLGGAVGARLAAHRPERIASLALVCSSAHFGPPEPWHERAALVRTEGTAPLLTTAPGRWFASPDTTVTAGTPFARRLLADLAAADPTGYAACCDALAGYDLRSELHRITAPALVVGGSRDTATPPAHARELAAGIASSRLLLLDCGHLAAERPRELAAALLPHASVEPAARDRKRNPGSAGGAGRSTLR; encoded by the coding sequence GTGCTGCACCACCACCTCAGCGGTCCCGCCGATGCGCCGCCGCTGGTCCTCGGCCCGTCCCTCGGCACCTCCACCGCGGTCTGGGCCGCCGCACTGCCCGAACTGAGCCGCCGGTTCCGGGTGCTCCGGTACGACCTGCCCGGCCACGGCGGCTCCCCGGCGGGGCTGCTGCCCTCCCCCGAACCCGGCCGGACCACGGTCGCCGACCTCACCGACCTGGTACTCGACCTCGCCGACCACCACGGCTGGGACCGGTTCCACTACGCGGGGATCTCTCTCGGCGGGGCCGTCGGCGCCCGGCTCGCGGCCCACCGGCCGGAGCGGATCGCCTCCCTGGCCCTGGTCTGCTCGTCCGCGCACTTCGGACCCCCGGAGCCGTGGCACGAACGCGCCGCACTGGTCCGTACCGAAGGCACCGCTCCCCTGCTGACGACCGCCCCCGGCCGCTGGTTCGCCTCCCCCGACACCACCGTCACCGCCGGCACCCCCTTCGCCCGGCGGCTGCTGGCCGATCTCGCCGCGGCCGATCCGACCGGATACGCGGCCTGCTGCGACGCCCTCGCCGGTTACGACCTCCGGTCCGAGCTGCACCGGATCACCGCCCCCGCGCTCGTCGTCGGCGGCTCCCGGGACACCGCCACCCCGCCCGCACACGCCCGGGAACTCGCCGCGGGCATCGCGAGCAGCCGACTCCTGCTCCTCGACTGCGGCCATCTCGCGGCCGAACGCCCCCGGGAGCTGGCGGCCGCCCTCCTCCCCCACGCGTCCGTCGAGCCCGCGGCCCGGGACCGGAAGCGGAACCCGGGTTCCGCCGGTGGGGCGGGCCGTTCTACCCTGCGCTGA
- a CDS encoding cysteine desulfurase family protein produces MQDTTPGGPDAAPAVLSPLAAGPLPPPPGFADGPVYLDFNATTPVDPRVAEAMLPYLTGHFGNPSSGHPYAEAPRRALAGARALVAGLIGARPGEVVFTGSGSEADLLALRGAVLASGRPRPHIVTQATEHPAVLETCRALERLHGARVTVLPVDGRGLVDPAVLAAALTDDTALVSVMAANNETGALQPVAALAAAAHARGALFHCDAAQAVGKVPVDVGALGVDLLTVVGHKMYAPKGSAALYVRDGVALEPVVYGGAQERGLRAGTENVALAVALGAAAEIAAGELAGGGPDRTTALRDRLHDRLAAELSGRVRLNGPERERLPNTLNISVEGALGHELLAAAGGIAASTGSACHSGTRSPSPTLTAMGFAPARALGALRLSLGRWTTAEDVETAAAALTAAARRTGQDGLQD; encoded by the coding sequence GTGCAGGACACCACCCCGGGCGGCCCGGACGCCGCCCCCGCAGTGTTGAGCCCCCTGGCCGCCGGGCCGCTGCCGCCCCCTCCGGGGTTCGCGGACGGGCCGGTGTATCTCGACTTCAACGCCACCACCCCGGTGGACCCCCGGGTCGCGGAGGCGATGCTGCCGTATCTCACCGGCCACTTCGGGAATCCGTCCAGCGGTCATCCGTATGCGGAGGCGCCCCGGCGGGCACTGGCCGGGGCCCGGGCGCTGGTCGCCGGACTGATCGGCGCCCGCCCCGGCGAGGTGGTGTTCACCGGGTCCGGTTCGGAGGCCGATCTGCTGGCCCTGCGCGGTGCGGTCCTGGCCTCCGGCCGGCCGCGTCCGCATATCGTCACGCAGGCCACGGAGCATCCCGCGGTGCTGGAGACCTGCCGGGCGCTGGAGCGGCTGCACGGCGCGCGGGTGACGGTGCTGCCGGTCGACGGCCGGGGTCTCGTCGATCCGGCCGTGCTGGCCGCCGCGCTCACCGACGACACGGCCCTGGTGTCCGTGATGGCGGCCAACAACGAGACCGGCGCGCTCCAGCCGGTCGCCGCGCTCGCCGCGGCGGCGCATGCGCGCGGGGCGCTGTTCCACTGCGACGCGGCCCAGGCGGTGGGGAAGGTCCCGGTCGACGTCGGTGCGCTGGGGGTGGATCTGCTGACCGTGGTGGGGCACAAGATGTACGCGCCGAAGGGGTCGGCCGCCCTGTACGTCCGCGACGGGGTGGCGCTGGAGCCCGTTGTGTACGGGGGTGCCCAGGAACGCGGACTGCGCGCCGGTACGGAGAACGTGGCCCTGGCCGTCGCCCTCGGCGCCGCCGCGGAGATCGCGGCCGGGGAGCTGGCCGGGGGCGGCCCGGACCGGACCACGGCCCTGCGCGACCGGCTGCACGACCGGCTGGCGGCGGAGCTGTCGGGCCGGGTCCGGCTCAACGGACCGGAGCGGGAACGGCTGCCGAACACGCTGAACATCAGTGTCGAGGGGGCGCTCGGCCATGAACTCCTCGCCGCGGCGGGCGGGATCGCCGCATCGACCGGCTCGGCCTGCCACAGCGGCACCCGTTCCCCCTCCCCCACGCTGACCGCCATGGGGTTCGCGCCCGCCCGGGCCCTGGGGGCGCTGCGGCTGTCCCTGGGCCGCTGGACCACGGCGGAGGACGTCGAGACGGCCGCGGCGGCCCTGACGGCTGCCGCCCGGCGGACGGGGCAGGACGGGCTGCAGGACTGA
- a CDS encoding type III polyketide synthase — MTITPARQPRTHVAVHRPAVVLPEHVVTQEEIISALGDHFARIPHVERGLDLMRSTTVRTRSLVAGLPAMLAPRSFGRRNAHYRTEAVRLGAAAAQQALEYAGADAADVDAFVFVSCTGYALPGPDAWIAQEIGCRPTVRRTPIQQLGCAAGASALAEAFHFLQGYPEATVLVVAAEISSLSFQPEQHSLSDFISNGVFGDGAAAAVLRRASPGTTGFRIRAVRQHLLPATQSVIAGSTSEHGFHFRTDPRVRSTVPRVVPEIAAFLAELGWTPSDLGFCVSHTGGPVIMDGVEAGLELPPGTLRHSRESMARVGNTSSVSVFDVLRRHHDNGSPEHGSRGLILAFGPGFTTEVLAGSWYDGGAAARPDRT; from the coding sequence GTGACGATCACACCTGCGCGCCAACCCCGGACCCACGTCGCCGTCCACCGCCCCGCGGTCGTCCTCCCCGAGCACGTGGTGACCCAGGAGGAGATCATCAGCGCCCTCGGCGACCACTTCGCCCGGATACCCCACGTCGAGCGCGGACTCGACCTGATGCGCAGCACCACCGTGCGGACCCGCAGCCTGGTCGCCGGACTCCCCGCCATGCTGGCACCCCGCTCCTTCGGCCGGCGCAACGCCCACTACCGCACGGAGGCCGTCCGGCTCGGTGCCGCGGCCGCGCAGCAGGCACTGGAGTACGCCGGTGCCGACGCCGCCGATGTCGACGCCTTCGTCTTCGTCTCCTGCACCGGCTACGCCCTGCCGGGCCCCGACGCCTGGATCGCCCAGGAGATCGGCTGCCGGCCGACGGTACGGCGCACCCCCATCCAGCAGTTGGGCTGCGCCGCCGGGGCCTCCGCGCTCGCGGAGGCCTTCCACTTCCTCCAGGGGTACCCCGAAGCGACGGTCCTCGTCGTCGCCGCGGAGATCAGCTCCCTCTCCTTCCAGCCCGAACAGCACTCCCTCAGCGACTTCATCTCCAACGGCGTCTTCGGCGACGGCGCGGCCGCCGCCGTACTGCGCCGCGCGTCCCCGGGGACCACGGGCTTCCGGATCCGCGCCGTACGGCAGCATCTGCTCCCCGCCACCCAGTCGGTGATCGCGGGCAGCACCTCGGAGCACGGCTTCCACTTCCGCACCGACCCGAGGGTCCGCTCCACGGTCCCCCGGGTGGTGCCCGAGATCGCGGCCTTCCTCGCCGAACTCGGCTGGACCCCGTCCGACCTGGGCTTCTGCGTCTCCCATACGGGCGGGCCGGTCATCATGGACGGCGTCGAAGCGGGGCTGGAACTGCCCCCCGGCACCCTGCGGCACAGCCGGGAGAGCATGGCCCGGGTGGGGAACACCTCCAGCGTCTCCGTCTTCGACGTCCTCCGGCGCCACCACGACAACGGCTCCCCTGAGCACGGCTCCCGGGGCCTGATCCTCGCCTTCGGCCCCGGTTTCACCACCGAGGTCCTCGCGGGCTCCTGGTACGACGGGGGCGCCGCCGCTCGCCCGGACAGGACCTAG
- a CDS encoding aldehyde dehydrogenase produces MNLRYGTFYIGGAWVDPATDRTITPVDASTEQPLGEVPEGTEADIDRAVAAARTAFDAPAGWASWEPARRAEAMDRLADAIDRRADEFVTRVSAQNGMPVSVARQLETGYPSAILRYYAGLARGLSTAEIRPGLFGGDIEVRREPVGVVAAIVPWNFPQALAMFKIAPALATGCTLVVKPSPETVLDAYLLAEAVEEAGLPAGVVNIVPGGRDAGAHLVAHPAVDKVAFTGSTAAGRAIAETCGRLLRPVTLELGGKSAAIVLDDADLDLAEIGEGLFGATLLNNGQTCFLGTRILAPRSRYAEVVDAFTAFAGSLTVGAASDPATQIGPMATARQRERVESYIAKGIGEGARLTTGGGRPEGLERGWFVRPTVFADVDNSSAIAQEEIFGPVLSIIAYEDDDDAVRIADDSDFGLGGTVWTADPERGAAVARRVRTGTIGVNRYIPDPAAPFGGVKASGLGRELGPEGLTAYQRFQTIYR; encoded by the coding sequence ATGAACCTGCGTTACGGCACCTTCTACATCGGCGGCGCATGGGTCGACCCCGCCACGGACCGCACGATCACCCCCGTCGACGCGAGCACGGAGCAGCCGCTCGGCGAGGTACCGGAGGGCACCGAAGCGGATATCGACCGTGCGGTCGCCGCGGCCCGTACCGCCTTCGACGCCCCGGCGGGCTGGGCGTCCTGGGAGCCCGCCCGGCGGGCCGAGGCGATGGACCGGCTCGCGGACGCGATCGACCGGCGGGCCGACGAGTTCGTGACCCGGGTCAGCGCCCAGAACGGTATGCCGGTGTCCGTCGCCCGCCAGTTGGAGACCGGCTATCCGAGCGCGATCCTGCGCTACTACGCGGGGCTGGCCCGCGGTCTGTCGACGGCGGAGATCAGGCCCGGCCTGTTCGGCGGCGATATCGAGGTCCGGCGGGAACCGGTGGGGGTCGTTGCGGCGATCGTGCCCTGGAACTTCCCCCAGGCCCTGGCCATGTTCAAGATCGCCCCCGCGCTGGCGACCGGCTGCACGCTGGTCGTGAAGCCGTCCCCGGAGACCGTACTCGACGCCTATCTGCTGGCGGAGGCCGTCGAGGAGGCGGGCCTGCCCGCGGGAGTGGTCAACATCGTGCCGGGCGGCCGGGACGCCGGGGCTCATCTGGTGGCCCATCCCGCGGTCGACAAGGTGGCCTTCACCGGCTCCACCGCCGCGGGCCGCGCCATCGCGGAGACCTGCGGCAGGCTGCTGCGCCCGGTCACCCTGGAACTCGGCGGCAAATCGGCGGCGATCGTCCTCGACGACGCCGATCTGGACCTGGCGGAGATCGGCGAGGGGCTGTTCGGCGCCACGCTCCTCAACAACGGGCAGACCTGTTTCCTCGGCACCCGGATCCTGGCCCCGCGCAGCCGCTACGCCGAGGTGGTCGACGCGTTCACCGCGTTCGCCGGATCGCTCACCGTGGGCGCGGCGAGCGACCCGGCGACGCAGATCGGTCCGATGGCCACCGCGCGGCAGCGCGAGCGGGTGGAGTCGTACATCGCGAAGGGGATCGGTGAGGGCGCCCGGCTGACGACGGGCGGTGGCCGGCCGGAGGGTCTGGAGCGGGGCTGGTTCGTCCGGCCGACCGTCTTCGCCGACGTCGACAACTCCTCCGCCATCGCCCAGGAGGAGATCTTCGGGCCGGTGCTCTCGATCATCGCGTACGAGGACGACGACGACGCCGTCCGGATCGCCGACGACTCCGACTTCGGGCTCGGCGGCACCGTGTGGACCGCCGATCCGGAGCGCGGTGCGGCCGTCGCCCGCCGGGTCCGTACCGGAACCATCGGCGTCAACCGCTATATACCGGACCCCGCGGCCCCGTTCGGCGGTGTCAAGGCCAGCGGCCTCGGACGCGAGCTGGGCCCCGAGGGCCTGACGGCGTACCAGCGGTTCCAGACGATCTACCGCTAG